In Anaerolineales bacterium, the following proteins share a genomic window:
- a CDS encoding sugar transferase has protein sequence MAENIRTTPLRLRPSEHRILLFLGDLVMSIASVFAALYVWREYNFTVQLSAMIAEGISEARALAIIEQRVDIEVPVWFYLLPLLWMLLLVELYEPHVAGSGRKTTRGIAIAAFIALAAYSFVFVFTQDPSNLPRVGVGAFLLFASLLTLGWRMIFIRIYKRTGQLRRVLVVGAGKAGQTLAELYESLSARSFNFVGFVDDDKQKIRKTYHGLKVLGSSDRLLSLIDAHHISDIVVAINGEIAGAAFQSILDAQEKGVEVTRMPILYEEMTGRLPIQHLESDWIIRSFVDELHVSGFYELTKRTLDFIGGLIGMIVFIALFPLISLAILLDSGLPILYTQTRLGKGGRRFKIYKFRTMKQNAEQDGEAKLAEKDDPRVTRVGDFLRKTRLDEFPQFWNVLRGDMSLVGPRAERPELVASFQKQVPFYRARLLVKPGISGWAQINYGYYASVKEMAVKLEYDLYYIKHRNLPMDFQIILRTIGTMLRRTGR, from the coding sequence ATGGCTGAAAACATACGCACGACACCGCTGCGCTTGCGGCCCAGCGAGCATCGCATCCTCTTGTTTTTGGGCGACCTCGTGATGTCCATCGCTTCGGTCTTCGCCGCGCTCTACGTTTGGCGCGAATACAACTTTACGGTTCAACTGAGCGCCATGATCGCGGAGGGGATTTCGGAAGCGCGCGCGCTCGCCATCATCGAACAACGCGTGGATATCGAAGTCCCGGTCTGGTTTTACCTCCTGCCTCTGCTCTGGATGCTCCTGCTGGTGGAACTGTACGAGCCGCATGTGGCAGGCAGTGGACGAAAGACCACGCGCGGCATTGCTATTGCCGCGTTCATCGCGTTAGCCGCCTATTCATTTGTGTTTGTATTTACACAGGACCCATCGAACTTGCCGCGCGTCGGCGTCGGCGCGTTCCTGCTGTTCGCTTCGCTCCTGACGTTGGGCTGGCGCATGATCTTCATCCGCATCTACAAACGGACGGGGCAGTTGCGGCGCGTGCTGGTGGTCGGCGCGGGCAAGGCTGGGCAAACTCTCGCCGAATTATACGAATCGCTTAGCGCGCGCTCCTTCAACTTTGTCGGTTTTGTAGACGACGACAAACAAAAAATCAGGAAGACCTATCATGGGCTGAAGGTGCTAGGTTCCAGCGACCGGCTCCTTTCGCTCATTGACGCGCATCACATTTCGGATATTGTGGTCGCCATCAACGGCGAGATCGCCGGTGCGGCGTTCCAATCCATATTGGACGCGCAGGAAAAAGGCGTCGAAGTGACGCGTATGCCTATCCTCTACGAAGAGATGACGGGCCGGCTTCCCATCCAGCACCTCGAATCGGATTGGATCATCCGCTCGTTCGTGGACGAATTGCACGTAAGCGGGTTTTATGAACTGACCAAACGCACGCTCGATTTTATCGGCGGTTTGATCGGTATGATCGTGTTCATCGCATTATTCCCGCTCATTTCGTTGGCGATCCTCCTTGATAGCGGACTCCCGATCCTGTACACGCAGACGCGCCTTGGCAAAGGCGGCAGACGCTTCAAGATCTATAAGTTCCGAACGATGAAACAGAATGCCGAACAAGACGGCGAAGCAAAACTTGCCGAGAAGGACGATCCGCGTGTGACGCGCGTCGGCGACTTTTTACGCAAGACCCGCCTCGATGAATTTCCGCAATTCTGGAACGTCCTGCGCGGCGACATGAGTCTCGTCGGTCCGCGCGCCGAACGACCTGAACTGGTTGCCTCCTTTCAGAAGCAAGTTCCGTTCTATCGCGCGCGTTTGTTGGTCAAGCCCGGCATTTCAGGCTGGGCGCAAATTAACTACGGCTATTACGCCAGCGTCAAAGAAATGGCAGTCAAACTCGAATACGATCTGTACTACATCAAACATCGCAACCTCCCCATGGACTTTCAAATCATCCTGCGCACCATCGGCACCATGCTCCGCCGCACGGGAAGATAA
- the eno gene encoding phosphopyruvate hydratase: MDTIIESISALEILDSRGNPTVEVEVTLADGSWGRAAVPSGASTGEHEALEMRDGDKKRYGGKGVSKAVANVNGVIADALFGWDASEQKAIDAELLSLDGTSNKSKLGANAILGVSLAVAKAAANSYGLPLYRYLGGVYAHVLPVPMLNIMNGGAHTSWQSTDMQEFMVMPFGAPTFAEGVRWGAEIYHALKSVLKDKGYPTLVGDEGGYAPALKANNEAIELILAAIDKAGFKAGRGEQVAIALDPAASELYEEDSKMYNLRKEGKKLTGEQMVEFWAKWVKDYPIVSIEDGLAQDDWASWKHLVNAIGDKCQIVGDDLLVTNPERVRRAIKENAANALLVKVNQIGSLTETIEAVDECQRAGWRAVTSHRSGETEDATIADLAVALNTGQIKTGAPARSDRVAKYNQLLRIEAELGDTAKYAGWDALKVKFD; encoded by the coding sequence ATGGACACGATCATCGAAAGCATTTCGGCGCTGGAAATTTTGGATTCCCGCGGCAACCCGACGGTGGAGGTTGAAGTCACTCTAGCCGACGGTTCATGGGGGCGGGCGGCGGTCCCCTCGGGCGCGTCGACGGGCGAGCATGAGGCGCTCGAAATGCGCGATGGCGATAAAAAGCGCTACGGCGGGAAGGGAGTCTCGAAGGCTGTGGCGAACGTCAACGGCGTGATCGCAGACGCCCTGTTCGGCTGGGACGCGTCCGAACAAAAGGCGATCGACGCGGAATTGTTGAGTCTCGACGGCACATCGAACAAATCCAAGTTGGGCGCGAACGCCATTTTGGGAGTCAGCCTCGCGGTGGCGAAAGCCGCGGCAAATTCGTACGGTCTGCCTTTGTATCGTTATCTCGGCGGCGTGTACGCGCACGTGCTGCCCGTGCCAATGCTGAACATCATGAACGGCGGCGCGCACACTTCGTGGCAATCCACGGATATGCAGGAGTTCATGGTGATGCCGTTCGGCGCGCCGACCTTTGCCGAGGGCGTGCGTTGGGGCGCGGAAATTTATCACGCGTTGAAATCGGTGTTGAAAGATAAAGGTTATCCGACGCTTGTCGGCGATGAAGGCGGATACGCGCCCGCGCTGAAAGCCAACAACGAAGCGATTGAATTAATTCTTGCCGCGATAGACAAGGCTGGATTCAAAGCGGGACGCGGGGAGCAAGTCGCCATCGCGCTCGACCCCGCCGCGTCGGAATTGTACGAAGAAGATTCGAAAATGTATAACCTCCGCAAAGAAGGGAAGAAATTAACTGGCGAGCAGATGGTCGAGTTTTGGGCGAAGTGGGTGAAAGATTATCCGATCGTTTCGATTGAAGACGGACTGGCGCAGGACGATTGGGCTTCGTGGAAACATCTCGTCAATGCCATCGGCGACAAATGTCAGATCGTGGGAGATGATTTGCTCGTGACAAACCCCGAACGCGTGAGACGTGCCATCAAGGAAAATGCCGCCAACGCGTTGCTCGTGAAAGTGAACCAAATCGGCTCGCTGACCGAGACCATCGAAGCCGTGGACGAATGTCAGCGCGCGGGCTGGCGAGCCGTGACCAGTCACCGCTCGGGCGAGACCGAAGACGCGACAATTGCCGATCTCGCCGTGGCGCTGAACACGGGTCAGATTAAAACAGGCGCGCCCGCACGCTCCGACCGTGTGGCGAAGTACAATCAACTGCTGCGGATCGAAGCGGAGTTGGGTGATACGGCGAAATATGCGGGGTGGGATGCCCTGAAAGTGAAATTCGATTGA
- a CDS encoding nucleoside-diphosphate sugar epimerase/dehydratase has product MRPRSHIRNRFVLIGDIALTIVSVLGSFALRLNVEELPFYFPAVVLMCAVALAIKIPTYFFFGLYRRLWIYASTGELRLITVAVTSASVLVSGVMLLLISAGRVVPGMPRSALGIDWLLSLVLIGGSRFALRILAEQTMSARTDGKAKRALIIGAGDAGALVVRELQKSLQLNLIPVGFLDDDPAKQKHSIHGVTVIGTVADLSSAIDLHKIDEVIIAIPSAPGQLVRTINDVCRVKGTVSRTMPGIYELIGGKVSVNRLREVDITDLLRREPVRVNDEAVGAALEGKRVLVTGAGGSIGRELCRQIARRNPSELVLLGHGENSIFEILLELNQDYPNLTLSPVIADVRNAERLDQIFKQHQPQVVFHAAAHKHVPLMEVNIVEAVTNNVIGTRNVVQAALSQNVERFVLISTDKAVRPSSIYGATKRLAEMIVINASRSTPHAYSVVRFGNVLGSRGSIIPIFKNQIASGGPVTITHPDMFRFFMTIPEAVYLVLQAASMESGGETFVLNMGEPVRILDLAEDLIRLSGLEPHRDIEISYTGIRAGEKLTEELWDEGTPLAPTRHPDIFRLDAGASSSDLNLPQAIDSLSRLSRANDTDAIIKLLDELIPNSSMSQVKSQKSLLTFDL; this is encoded by the coding sequence ATGCGCCCCCGCTCCCACATCCGCAACCGCTTCGTCCTCATCGGCGACATTGCCCTCACGATCGTTTCCGTGCTGGGAAGTTTTGCCTTGCGGCTGAATGTGGAGGAACTGCCGTTTTATTTCCCCGCCGTTGTGTTGATGTGCGCGGTCGCGCTTGCGATCAAAATCCCCACGTATTTTTTCTTCGGTTTATATCGTCGCCTGTGGATCTACGCCAGCACAGGCGAATTGCGTTTGATAACGGTCGCGGTCACGTCCGCGTCCGTCCTTGTTTCTGGCGTGATGCTTCTGCTCATCAGCGCGGGACGAGTCGTGCCTGGAATGCCGCGCTCCGCTTTGGGTATTGACTGGCTTCTCTCGCTCGTCCTCATCGGCGGCTCGCGCTTCGCCTTACGGATTCTCGCCGAGCAGACCATGTCTGCGCGCACGGATGGCAAAGCCAAGCGCGCCCTCATCATCGGCGCAGGCGACGCGGGCGCACTCGTCGTGCGTGAATTGCAAAAGTCGTTGCAATTGAATCTGATTCCCGTTGGCTTTCTCGACGACGACCCCGCCAAGCAAAAACATTCCATCCACGGTGTGACGGTGATCGGCACAGTCGCCGACCTCTCCTCCGCAATTGACTTGCACAAAATTGACGAAGTCATTATCGCCATTCCCTCCGCGCCTGGTCAACTCGTGCGGACGATTAACGATGTTTGTCGAGTCAAAGGGACTGTCTCGCGCACCATGCCAGGCATCTACGAACTCATCGGCGGCAAGGTCAGCGTCAACCGCTTGCGTGAAGTGGATATCACCGACCTCCTCCGCCGTGAACCCGTCCGCGTGAACGATGAAGCCGTCGGCGCGGCGCTTGAAGGCAAGCGCGTACTTGTCACAGGCGCGGGCGGTTCGATCGGGCGTGAACTCTGTCGCCAAATTGCGCGGCGCAATCCGAGTGAACTCGTTTTGCTCGGACACGGCGAGAACAGCATCTTTGAAATTCTCCTCGAACTGAATCAAGATTATCCCAATCTCACGTTATCGCCCGTCATTGCAGATGTCCGCAACGCAGAGCGCCTCGATCAAATTTTCAAACAACATCAACCGCAAGTTGTCTTTCACGCGGCGGCGCACAAACATGTCCCGTTGATGGAAGTCAACATCGTCGAAGCCGTCACGAACAACGTCATCGGCACGCGCAACGTCGTCCAAGCCGCGCTCAGCCAAAACGTCGAACGATTCGTCCTCATCTCCACCGACAAAGCCGTCCGCCCGTCGTCCATCTACGGCGCGACCAAGCGTCTTGCCGAAATGATCGTCATCAACGCTTCACGATCAACGCCTCACGCGTACTCGGTCGTTCGCTTCGGCAACGTGCTCGGCAGTCGCGGCTCCATCATTCCGATTTTCAAAAATCAAATCGCAAGCGGCGGTCCCGTCACCATCACGCATCCCGACATGTTTCGTTTTTTCATGACCATCCCCGAAGCGGTTTATCTCGTGCTTCAAGCCGCGTCGATGGAATCGGGCGGCGAAACTTTTGTGCTCAACATGGGCGAGCCTGTCCGCATCCTCGACCTCGCCGAAGATCTGATTCGACTCTCTGGACTCGAACCGCATCGCGACATCGAAATTTCGTACACGGGCATTCGTGCGGGAGAAAAATTAACGGAAGAACTTTGGGATGAAGGCACGCCTCTCGCGCCGACTCGCCACCCCGACATCTTCCGCCTGGACGCAGGCGCTTCATCCTCCGATTTGAATTTGCCTCAAGCCATCGACTCTCTCTCCCGCCTCAGCCGCGCCAACGACACCGACGCCATCATTAAGCTTTTGGATGAACTGATTCCAAACTCTTCGATGTCGCAAGTCAAAAGCCAAAAATCCCTCCTGACCTTCGACCTGTGA
- a CDS encoding peptidoglycan bridge formation glycyltransferase FemA/FemB family protein, which produces MIVSLADWNQFLNGHPNAHLLQTGEWGELKSAFGWKPVRVISENVGVQILFRKLPLGFTIGYIPKANLAESLWREIDSVCKQHRAIFLKVEPDLWNDQKRETWNLKLETSPHNIQPPRTIIVDLTSDEETILARMKQKTRYNIRLAEKKGVTVRAWDDIESFHKMMLVTGGRDGFGVHSLEYYRRAYELFHPKGMCEILVAEYEGKPLAALFVARNGNRAYYLYGASTDEERNRMPTYLLQWEAMKWAKSRGCDEYDLWGVPDEDEATLESNFESRHDGLWGVYRFKRGFGGELKRAAQALDRVYNPLLYWAYLKFMKNRD; this is translated from the coding sequence ATGATCGTTTCCCTCGCCGACTGGAATCAATTCCTCAACGGACATCCCAACGCCCACCTCTTGCAAACAGGGGAGTGGGGCGAGTTGAAGTCTGCGTTTGGATGGAAGCCCGTAAGAGTGATTAGTGAAAATGTTGGCGTGCAAATTTTATTTCGCAAACTTCCGCTTGGTTTTACGATTGGTTATATACCTAAAGCCAATCTCGCAGAATCATTGTGGCGAGAAATCGATTCCGTTTGTAAACAACACCGAGCAATCTTCCTGAAAGTTGAGCCCGATCTCTGGAATGATCAAAAACGTGAGACTTGGAACCTGAAACTTGAAACCTCTCCTCACAACATCCAACCCCCTCGCACCATCATCGTTGATCTAACCAGCGACGAAGAAACCATCCTTGCTCGCATGAAACAGAAGACCCGCTACAACATCCGCCTTGCCGAAAAAAAAGGCGTGACCGTCCGCGCGTGGGACGATATCGAATCCTTCCACAAAATGATGCTCGTCACTGGCGGGCGCGACGGGTTCGGTGTCCACTCGTTGGAATATTATCGCCGTGCCTACGAGTTATTCCACCCGAAAGGGATGTGTGAAATCCTAGTTGCAGAATACGAAGGCAAACCTCTCGCCGCGTTGTTTGTTGCACGCAATGGCAATCGAGCCTACTACCTCTACGGCGCCTCCACCGACGAAGAACGCAACCGAATGCCGACCTACCTCCTGCAATGGGAAGCGATGAAATGGGCAAAGTCACGCGGCTGTGACGAATACGACCTCTGGGGAGTCCCCGACGAAGACGAAGCGACGCTCGAATCCAATTTCGAGTCGCGGCACGATGGCTTGTGGGGCGTTTACCGCTTCAAGCGCGGCTTCGGCGGCGAACTCAAACGCGCCGCTCAAGCGCTGGATCGAGTGTACAATCCGCTATTGTATTGGGCATATTTGAAATTCATGAAGAACAGAGATTAG
- a CDS encoding CbiX/SirB N-terminal domain-containing protein: protein MTHQKIGVLLVNHGSHSATWRQALLDLEARVRDSILASGTIEGVKTAHMEYTEPSIATQMKAFDNEGFSNIIIVPIFLTISSHSFDDIPTIIGQKEDPQLVASLAEEKIECYKAQAKTHITPLLDFSNVLPKNVLRRSRELSKQPEKEGLVLIGYGDQAYDTEWKELFNKVADHVKENIGISEHTYGWCGHLVHYNPEETVKAINAVLEKKEKAVVIPVLVAYDEMFQKNIIGRGIESMADRKEKILYNPDAILPDTDIDDWVIQISATYASQIAESKVHA from the coding sequence ATGACCCATCAGAAAATCGGCGTACTACTCGTAAATCACGGCTCACATTCGGCGACCTGGAGACAAGCCTTGTTGGATCTCGAGGCGCGAGTGCGCGACTCCATTCTTGCCAGCGGAACCATCGAAGGCGTCAAGACTGCCCACATGGAATATACCGAGCCGTCCATCGCCACGCAGATGAAAGCGTTCGATAACGAAGGTTTCAGCAATATCATCATTGTGCCGATCTTCCTGACCATCAGTTCTCACTCATTCGACGACATTCCAACCATCATCGGGCAAAAAGAAGACCCGCAATTGGTAGCGAGTCTCGCCGAGGAAAAGATCGAATGTTACAAAGCGCAAGCTAAAACGCACATCACTCCCCTGCTCGATTTTTCAAACGTCCTGCCCAAAAATGTATTAAGACGGAGCCGCGAACTTTCCAAGCAACCTGAAAAAGAAGGGCTCGTCTTGATCGGCTACGGCGATCAAGCGTACGATACAGAATGGAAAGAGCTTTTCAACAAAGTAGCCGATCACGTAAAAGAAAATATCGGGATCAGCGAGCACACGTACGGATGGTGCGGACATCTAGTGCACTACAACCCCGAAGAGACGGTCAAAGCGATCAATGCCGTCTTGGAGAAAAAAGAGAAGGCGGTAGTCATCCCCGTGCTGGTTGCGTACGACGAAATGTTCCAAAAGAACATCATCGGTCGCGGCATAGAAAGCATGGCAGACCGCAAAGAGAAAATTTTATATAACCCCGACGCCATCTTACCCGACACCGATATTGACGACTGGGTGATTCAGATCAGCGCCACGTACGCAAGTCAAATCGCGGAATCGAAAGTTCACGCGTAG
- a CDS encoding peptidoglycan bridge formation glycyltransferase FemA/FemB family protein, with translation MESNYWNSIIANLPNPHFLQTYEWGQVKSKYGWEPLYAVWNSDGKWKVEKDPNLLSTFHSPVAAALILKRQILRNGFAARLSILYSPKGPLLDWTNESLRNRVLDDLQSFAKKQGAIFLKCDPDVVSGRGVPKSEGDVEEKGGLAITSELKRRGWEYSSDQIQFRNTVVVDLNPSEDEILMRMKQKTRYNIRLAEKKGVSVRVGKRGDLGMLYKMYAETSMRDGFVIRDEEYYKTVWQLFMSNAQSPVSSLQFSNSQITNYQLPFAEPLIAEVNTDPVAAIFVFYFAGRAYYVYGMSRDAHREKMPTYLLQWEAIKRAKARGCTTYDLWGAPEVFDESDSMWGVYRFKEGLGGQVVRTLGAWDYAPSPWWYKMYSDIVPRVLDVMRARGRSKTKQSLGA, from the coding sequence GTGGAAAGTAATTATTGGAATTCGATCATCGCCAATCTTCCCAACCCACACTTTCTCCAAACTTACGAATGGGGACAGGTGAAGTCGAAGTATGGGTGGGAGCCGTTGTACGCGGTGTGGAATTCGGATGGAAAGTGGAAAGTGGAAAAAGATCCCAACCTACTTTCCACTTTCCACTCGCCAGTTGCCGCCGCGCTCATCCTCAAACGCCAAATCCTCCGCAATGGATTTGCCGCGCGACTCTCGATCCTTTATTCCCCAAAGGGACCTCTCCTCGATTGGACGAACGAATCCCTGCGAAACCGCGTGCTCGACGATTTGCAATCCTTTGCGAAGAAACAGGGCGCGATCTTCCTCAAATGCGATCCTGATGTGGTGTCGGGAAGGGGAGTGCCAAAAAGCGAAGGAGATGTCGAAGAGAAAGGTGGATTAGCCATAACGTCTGAGTTGAAGCGGAGGGGATGGGAATATTCGTCAGATCAGATTCAGTTTAGGAATACCGTCGTCGTTGATTTGAATCCAAGTGAAGATGAAATCCTGATGCGGATGAAACAGAAGACGCGCTACAACATCCGTCTCGCCGAAAAGAAAGGCGTCTCCGTGCGCGTAGGCAAACGGGGAGATTTGGGGATGCTTTACAAGATGTACGCGGAAACATCCATGCGCGATGGCTTTGTGATTCGTGACGAAGAGTATTACAAAACCGTCTGGCAACTGTTTATGTCGAACGCGCAATCTCCAGTCTCCAGTCTCCAATTCTCTAATTCTCAAATTACCAATTACCAATTACCTTTCGCCGAACCTTTAATTGCGGAGGTCAACACAGACCCCGTCGCCGCGATCTTCGTCTTCTATTTCGCTGGTCGCGCGTATTATGTCTATGGAATGTCGCGGGATGCGCATCGTGAAAAGATGCCGACCTATCTGTTGCAATGGGAAGCGATCAAGCGCGCCAAAGCGCGTGGATGTACCACCTACGATCTATGGGGCGCGCCCGAAGTCTTCGACGAATCGGATTCGATGTGGGGCGTCTATCGTTTCAAGGAAGGGCTGGGCGGGCAAGTCGTCCGCACGCTCGGCGCGTGGGATTATGCTCCCAGCCCGTGGTGGTACAAAATGTATTCCGACATCGTGCCGCGTGTGTTAGACGTGATGCGCGCGCGGGGAAGATCGAAGACGAAGCAAAGTTTAGGGGCATAA
- the rnk gene encoding nucleoside diphosphate kinase regulator yields the protein MENKPIYITEHDLERLKKLLVEAKSTDYRKSEYLEKLQEEISRAKVVSPHDIPSDVITMNSTVSLEDTETKEEEAYTLVFPEDADLKQGKLSVLAPIGTGMLGYKVGDIFEWEVPAGKRRLLVKKIIYQPEASGNFEL from the coding sequence ATGGAAAATAAACCGATCTACATCACCGAACACGATCTCGAACGCTTGAAAAAACTTCTTGTTGAAGCGAAATCTACCGATTATCGCAAAAGCGAATATCTGGAGAAACTCCAAGAAGAGATTTCCCGCGCCAAGGTTGTGTCTCCGCACGACATTCCTAGCGACGTGATTACCATGAACTCGACGGTCTCGCTCGAGGATACAGAGACAAAAGAGGAAGAAGCATACACGCTGGTCTTTCCCGAAGACGCCGACCTCAAGCAGGGAAAATTATCCGTGCTGGCGCCGATCGGGACTGGCATGCTTGGCTACAAGGTCGGGGATATCTTTGAATGGGAAGTCCCTGCAGGGAAAAGACGTTTACTGGTCAAGAAAATAATTTACCAACCCGAGGCTTCGGGCAACTTTGAACTTTAG
- a CDS encoding LysM peptidoglycan-binding domain-containing protein encodes MKHRKFIHLFVLVAVLLAAFASTSSAFAAWCGSSVTVVQGDTLRKIAERCGTTVSALQRANPQIGSGNLIYPGQVLQLPGTILGSDGGYFIYIVARGDTLKGLATRFGTTIDALLRDNPEITNVNVIYEGQWVKVTVAPTTPSPSTPPPSSGQVYYVQRGDTLRNIASRWSTTVEEILKVNPQITNPNLIYVGQAINIPLGASSYIVQKGDTLRIIAGKFGTTVDALLALNPNIKNANLIYVGQVINVR; translated from the coding sequence ATGAAACACAGAAAATTTATTCACCTTTTTGTCCTTGTGGCAGTTTTGCTGGCTGCCTTTGCATCCACCAGTTCCGCGTTCGCGGCATGGTGTGGGTCAAGCGTCACCGTCGTGCAAGGAGATACCCTCCGCAAGATCGCCGAGCGCTGTGGGACGACCGTCTCTGCGCTACAGCGCGCCAATCCGCAGATCGGTTCGGGAAATTTGATCTACCCGGGTCAAGTTTTGCAACTGCCCGGCACGATTCTCGGCAGTGACGGCGGCTACTTTATCTACATCGTGGCGCGCGGCGATACCTTGAAAGGTTTGGCAACCCGCTTCGGCACGACGATAGACGCTCTGCTCCGCGACAATCCCGAGATCACGAACGTCAATGTGATCTATGAAGGGCAGTGGGTCAAAGTGACTGTTGCGCCAACCACGCCATCGCCCTCCACTCCTCCTCCTTCTAGCGGACAAGTGTATTATGTCCAACGCGGCGATACGCTCCGCAACATTGCTTCTCGCTGGAGTACCACCGTTGAGGAGATTCTCAAAGTCAACCCGCAGATCACGAACCCCAATTTGATCTATGTTGGGCAAGCGATCAACATTCCGCTCGGCGCTTCTTCCTACATCGTACAAAAAGGAGACACGCTTCGCATCATCGCAGGGAAGTTTGGTACAACGGTGGACGCCTTACTCGCCCTCAATCCGAACATCAAGAACGCCAACCTGATCTACGTTGGACAGGTGATTAACGTGAGATAG
- a CDS encoding D-cysteine desulfhydrase family protein, with protein MNIPRLHFAHLPTPIEDIPRLSAHLGGPRLLVKRDDQTGLAFGGNKTRKLEFLVAEAQAQGARTLISGGALQSNHCRQTAAAAARFGLDCILVLNGEMPDKPSANLLIDQLFGAEIITIPDRNERDRVLQETFDKAVADGRKPYLVPYGGSSPTGALGYAFAVEELMGQKIDADWIVFGTSSGGTHAGLVLGQRVFGFKGKALGISIDESEEWLKSRVSTLASEASEKLGERIRFTPADVVANADYCAAGYGVLTDAEREAVKLFAKYEGLLLDPVYTGRAAAGMIDLIRKGFFKKDETILFWHTGGQPALFAEKYANRI; from the coding sequence ATGAACATCCCCCGCCTCCATTTCGCTCACCTCCCAACTCCCATCGAAGACATCCCGCGTCTTTCTGCTCATTTGGGCGGACCGCGCCTCCTCGTCAAGCGCGATGACCAGACTGGACTCGCCTTCGGCGGTAACAAGACTCGCAAATTGGAATTTCTCGTTGCCGAGGCACAAGCGCAAGGCGCGCGGACCTTGATCTCAGGCGGCGCGTTGCAGTCGAATCATTGTCGTCAAACCGCCGCAGCCGCGGCGAGATTTGGATTGGATTGCATCCTCGTGCTGAATGGCGAGATGCCAGATAAACCCTCTGCAAATTTATTGATCGATCAATTATTCGGCGCGGAGATTATCACAATCCCAGACCGTAACGAGCGAGATCGCGTGTTGCAGGAAACGTTCGATAAAGCAGTTGCGGATGGACGCAAACCATATCTCGTCCCATATGGCGGATCGAGTCCCACAGGCGCGCTGGGATACGCGTTTGCCGTGGAGGAGTTGATGGGGCAGAAGATCGACGCGGATTGGATCGTCTTTGGCACATCCTCAGGCGGGACGCACGCGGGGCTGGTATTGGGTCAACGCGTGTTTGGATTCAAGGGCAAGGCGCTGGGAATCAGCATTGACGAATCGGAGGAGTGGTTGAAGAGTCGCGTGTCCACACTTGCGTCGGAGGCGAGCGAAAAGCTGGGGGAGCGGATTCGGTTCACTCCCGCCGACGTAGTCGCGAATGCCGACTACTGCGCGGCAGGCTACGGGGTCCTGACAGACGCGGAGCGCGAAGCGGTCAAATTGTTTGCGAAATACGAAGGTCTCCTGCTTGATCCCGTCTACACGGGACGCGCCGCGGCGGGGATGATCGATCTGATCCGCAAGGGATTTTTCAAAAAAGATGAAACGATTCTGTTCTGGCACACGGGCGGACAGCCCGCGTTGTTCGCGGAGAAGTATGCGAACAGGATTTGA